In Dehalococcoidia bacterium, the following are encoded in one genomic region:
- a CDS encoding transposase produces MEQVTTLKLKLYKPTQAKQEVYQTMAGRCTEFANTYLGLVKELRPRTSKQAGEYSGPLPSAVLNQAIRDICSKKKARKFKHLWPGFNSQNFRVEKEISQDGGAVWKASFPTLEKRVGVPVVVQPYQEKRLDRLLSGEARQGTAYLVKKGGSWYIHLSMTVAVEQEQKPEKIMGVDLGLIDLLVASVSGYTLFFPGGELAYVRRRYANLRRELQKAGAHRALKKLDDREHRWVTDVNHKISRALIDFAITQGATKIHLEDLTGVRWTKQQRRKQRKDPGRSLHSWAFYQLQQFVEYKAALAGIAVEYVNRDKTSVACSRCGEVVESRPRGRWFICPRCKKIKHIDANAADNIAQAISGLAA; encoded by the coding sequence ATGGAACAGGTAACCACACTCAAACTCAAGCTGTACAAACCCACGCAGGCCAAACAAGAGGTGTACCAGACGATGGCAGGCAGGTGCACAGAATTTGCCAACACATACCTTGGTTTGGTTAAGGAATTACGACCCAGAACATCAAAGCAAGCCGGGGAATACTCCGGCCCCCTGCCGTCAGCCGTTTTGAACCAGGCCATCCGGGACATCTGCTCAAAGAAGAAGGCCAGGAAATTCAAGCATCTCTGGCCCGGCTTTAACAGCCAGAACTTCCGGGTGGAAAAAGAAATATCCCAAGATGGCGGAGCCGTCTGGAAAGCGTCTTTTCCCACGCTGGAAAAAAGAGTAGGCGTACCTGTTGTGGTCCAACCATACCAGGAAAAGCGCCTGGACAGGCTGCTGTCAGGCGAAGCCAGGCAGGGAACTGCTTACCTGGTAAAGAAAGGCGGAAGCTGGTATATCCACCTGTCAATGACCGTCGCTGTCGAGCAAGAGCAAAAGCCTGAGAAAATCATGGGCGTAGACCTGGGGCTAATCGACCTGCTGGTAGCCAGCGTGTCCGGCTATACCCTTTTCTTCCCCGGAGGAGAGCTGGCTTACGTCCGGCGGCGTTACGCAAACCTGCGGCGCGAACTCCAGAAGGCCGGGGCGCACCGGGCGCTGAAAAAACTTGACGACAGAGAACACCGCTGGGTGACTGATGTAAACCACAAAATCAGCCGAGCGCTCATAGACTTTGCAATTACTCAAGGAGCAACAAAAATCCACCTGGAAGACTTAACCGGCGTCCGGTGGACAAAACAGCAGCGCCGGAAACAGAGAAAAGACCCCGGCAGGAGCCTGCACAGTTGGGCTTTCTACCAGTTGCAGCAGTTCGTCGAGTATAAAGCAGCCCTTGCGGGCATAGCGGTAGAGTACGTCAACCGGGACAAAACCAGCGTCGCCTGCAGCCGGTGCGGAGAAGTAGTAGAGAGCAGGCCCAGAGGCCGGTGGTTCATATGCCCCCGCT
- a CDS encoding ATP-dependent RecD-like DNA helicase: MEQISGTIRRFIYRNDDFAIAVMCDNIMCDRTQDIIVLGSLFGVKQGEEIIANGTWENHPKHGKQFKIEHWERPMPTTAEQAVEFLSSSLVKGVGPVSAERIVERLGSDAITEIVEKGPDVLRGIKGITPQKAEAIHTSLLENYEMQKVVARLTPLGLTVKMAQKAYKHFGGLAVERIRQNPYCLMDMDMIGFVRADEIAVKAMVSKDSPYRIKAAVRHVLEEACWGLGHCYLPFDEHIASTLKLLNRDAEDVSESDVKTALKTMVRELEMVVEGNAVYLAWLHKAEARTAERVKTLCRAGSARNGMRVPVWSKEFELRYRVTLTAEQKEAAERLLGENLLILTGNPGTGKTTTVKYVLETFRKLKPDAEILLAAPTGRASCRLAEVAGMEASTIHSMLGIRPGEGPAYNRNNPLPCDLLVVDEVSMLDLQLANLLFDAVKPGTKMLLVGDADQLPAVGPGNVLRDMIDAGLPAVRLKVVHRQAAESQIITNAHRILNGRIPAADHSKGDFYFIEKEAPEEIARVILASVVRFLQLGYKMSDILVLSPMKRGPIGTREINVLIQKTVNPPSAAKPEVIYGSTVFRVGDKVMQTRNNKEANVSNGDIGIIDKIEKTFDEGGVETGEISLVVSYPYAGEVRYGNGQMKDLLPAYAVTIHKAQGSESPVVIMPVSTQHYIMLSRNLYYTAVTRAQKKVVMVGAKKALAIAVKNDKPVQRNTRLKERLREARAASGEGQGMVAGR, from the coding sequence ACACGGCAAACAGTTCAAAATCGAACACTGGGAAAGGCCGATGCCGACCACGGCGGAGCAGGCGGTCGAGTTCCTATCGTCAAGCCTGGTGAAAGGCGTCGGCCCGGTGAGCGCGGAGCGGATAGTCGAGAGGCTCGGTTCGGACGCGATAACCGAGATTGTGGAAAAAGGGCCGGATGTCCTTAGAGGAATCAAGGGCATAACCCCCCAAAAAGCTGAAGCAATTCACACCAGCTTACTGGAAAACTACGAAATGCAGAAAGTCGTCGCCCGGCTTACGCCGCTGGGGTTGACCGTCAAAATGGCGCAGAAAGCATACAAGCATTTTGGCGGCCTCGCGGTTGAGCGCATCAGGCAAAACCCTTATTGCCTGATGGACATGGACATGATAGGTTTCGTAAGAGCCGACGAAATAGCGGTAAAGGCGATGGTATCGAAAGACTCGCCGTACCGCATCAAAGCCGCCGTCCGCCACGTCCTCGAAGAAGCCTGCTGGGGATTGGGGCACTGCTACCTACCTTTTGATGAACACATAGCCTCAACGTTGAAACTGCTCAATCGAGACGCCGAAGATGTTTCAGAAAGCGATGTCAAAACAGCGCTGAAAACAATGGTAAGGGAATTAGAGATGGTTGTCGAAGGCAACGCGGTATACCTTGCCTGGTTGCACAAGGCCGAAGCGCGGACGGCTGAGAGGGTCAAAACTCTCTGCCGCGCCGGGAGCGCCCGGAATGGTATGCGCGTACCGGTCTGGTCGAAGGAATTTGAGTTGAGATACCGGGTAACGCTCACGGCAGAGCAGAAAGAAGCGGCTGAAAGGCTGCTCGGGGAAAACCTGCTCATCCTGACCGGCAACCCCGGCACAGGTAAAACTACGACGGTCAAATACGTCCTTGAAACCTTTCGGAAGCTAAAACCTGACGCTGAAATACTGCTGGCCGCGCCGACCGGGAGAGCGAGTTGCCGGCTGGCCGAAGTCGCCGGCATGGAGGCGTCGACGATACACTCCATGCTGGGCATACGCCCGGGAGAGGGACCCGCATACAATAGAAACAACCCCCTGCCGTGCGACCTGCTGGTGGTGGACGAAGTTTCCATGCTCGACCTGCAGCTTGCGAACCTTTTGTTCGACGCCGTAAAACCGGGCACGAAAATGCTACTGGTGGGAGACGCCGACCAGTTGCCGGCGGTCGGCCCAGGAAACGTCTTAAGAGACATGATTGACGCCGGCCTCCCGGCGGTGCGATTAAAAGTAGTGCACCGTCAGGCGGCGGAGAGCCAGATTATCACAAACGCCCACCGCATTTTGAACGGGCGGATTCCGGCGGCCGACCACTCCAAAGGCGACTTTTACTTCATAGAAAAAGAAGCGCCGGAGGAGATTGCCAGGGTCATCCTGGCAAGCGTCGTGAGATTCCTGCAGTTGGGCTATAAAATGTCCGACATTTTAGTCTTGTCACCAATGAAAAGGGGACCGATAGGAACGAGGGAAATAAACGTTCTTATCCAGAAAACCGTTAACCCGCCCTCCGCCGCAAAGCCGGAGGTAATATATGGAAGCACAGTGTTCCGGGTTGGCGACAAGGTTATGCAGACCAGAAATAATAAGGAGGCAAACGTCTCCAACGGGGATATCGGTATAATCGATAAAATCGAAAAAACATTTGACGAAGGCGGAGTGGAGACCGGAGAAATATCCCTAGTGGTTAGTTACCCCTATGCCGGCGAGGTAAGATATGGCAATGGTCAAATGAAAGACCTGCTGCCGGCCTACGCAGTAACAATTCATAAGGCGCAGGGGAGCGAGTCGCCGGTGGTTATCATGCCGGTGAGCACGCAGCACTATATTATGTTGAGCCGCAACCTTTATTACACTGCTGTAACCCGGGCGCAAAAAAAAGTCGTTATGGTCGGCGCGAAGAAGGCGCTGGCGATAGCGGTGAAAAATGATAAGCCGGTGCAGAGGAATACCAGATTAAAAGAGAGACTGAGAGAAGCAAGGGCCGCATCTGGAGAAGGACAGGGGATGGTTGCGGGGCGATAA